One region of Myxococcus stipitatus genomic DNA includes:
- a CDS encoding efflux RND transporter periplasmic adaptor subunit, whose protein sequence is MKWWKGAIAGALFLGAAAITVGGLKERPPPSQEVQIAKARKGTITRTITGAGKVQAATTVKISSSLSGDLVELAVKDGDPVKKGQVLGRIDKRVYEAAVKQALASQNASRADTQVAEVEVQRTSQELARVEGLTAKGLASAAELDVARAAKNTAEARLASARQLLARNIAVVESAQTDLSKTTLLSPIDGNVIELSREVGERVRGSELAEDVVMTIAALNAMEVKFEVGEHEVVHLKTGQPAEVSLDALEGQTFQGSVVEIAQKALIKNAGTEAEVTSFPITVALEMRPPGVLPGMSAEARISAETRNDVVLVPIQAVTVRSERMLPDFKESVEGGALKAKRTESLAKVVFVVDAGNKAQVRRVQTGIASDTELEILSGINEGDRVVEGPYRTLSKELNDGDIVREPEQAGPDGMKGGRKS, encoded by the coding sequence ATGAAGTGGTGGAAGGGTGCGATTGCCGGAGCGCTGTTCCTCGGTGCGGCGGCCATCACCGTGGGGGGACTGAAGGAGCGTCCCCCTCCGTCGCAGGAAGTGCAGATCGCCAAGGCCCGCAAGGGCACCATCACCCGCACCATCACCGGCGCGGGCAAGGTGCAGGCGGCCACGACGGTGAAGATCTCCTCCAGCCTCTCCGGAGACCTGGTGGAGCTGGCGGTCAAGGACGGCGACCCGGTGAAGAAAGGGCAGGTGCTGGGCCGCATCGACAAGCGCGTCTACGAGGCCGCGGTGAAGCAGGCGTTGGCGTCGCAGAACGCCTCGCGCGCGGACACGCAGGTGGCCGAGGTCGAGGTCCAACGCACGTCGCAGGAGCTGGCGCGCGTGGAGGGCCTGACGGCCAAGGGCCTGGCGTCCGCGGCGGAGCTGGACGTGGCGCGGGCGGCGAAGAACACGGCGGAGGCGCGGCTGGCGTCCGCCCGGCAGCTGCTGGCGCGCAACATCGCGGTGGTGGAGTCGGCGCAGACGGACCTGTCCAAGACGACGCTCCTGTCGCCCATCGACGGCAACGTCATCGAGCTGTCGCGCGAGGTGGGCGAGCGCGTGCGTGGCTCGGAGCTGGCCGAGGACGTGGTGATGACCATCGCCGCGCTCAACGCCATGGAGGTGAAGTTCGAGGTGGGCGAGCACGAGGTGGTGCACCTCAAGACGGGCCAGCCCGCGGAGGTGTCGCTCGACGCGCTGGAGGGGCAGACCTTCCAGGGGTCGGTGGTGGAGATCGCCCAGAAGGCGCTCATCAAGAACGCGGGCACGGAGGCGGAGGTGACGAGCTTCCCCATCACCGTGGCGCTGGAGATGCGGCCCCCGGGCGTGCTCCCGGGCATGAGCGCGGAGGCGCGCATCTCCGCGGAGACGCGCAACGACGTGGTGCTGGTGCCCATCCAGGCGGTGACGGTGCGCTCGGAGCGCATGCTGCCGGACTTCAAGGAGTCGGTGGAGGGCGGGGCGCTGAAGGCCAAGCGCACCGAGTCGCTCGCCAAGGTCGTCTTCGTGGTGGACGCCGGGAACAAGGCGCAGGTGCGGCGTGTCCAGACGGGCATCGCGTCGGACACGGAGCTGGAGATCCTCTCCGGCATCAATGAGGGGGACCGCGTCGTCGAGGGTCCCTACCGGACGCTGTCGAAGGAGCTGAACGACGGCGACATCGTGCGCGAGCCGGAGCAGGCGGGGCCGGATGGAATGAAGGGCGGTCGCAAGTCGTGA
- a CDS encoding YIP1 family protein encodes MTSLVQPVRVFIDPVEGTQTAVEARRWVWPLIILAICVSVSGTLVSLRWDAAPDVIRELQSSGEMATISEADLTDKIQTTSRKALVGGIAKGVFVMPFLALLLAAALWVVTWLLDLKAPFERLMSVAALALLPIALYHVVFAVCAWAQFSLTSARAAQLVPSHLGALLTGLSPGMARVASAVDFFNLWSTALLGLGLSAATGIRRSRGLLLAGVLYVVFAGVMMVGLPGMQMASGGGR; translated from the coding sequence ATGACCTCACTCGTCCAACCCGTTCGCGTCTTCATCGACCCCGTCGAGGGAACGCAAACCGCCGTCGAAGCCCGCCGTTGGGTCTGGCCCCTCATCATCCTCGCCATCTGCGTGTCCGTCTCTGGGACGCTCGTTTCCCTGCGCTGGGACGCGGCGCCGGACGTCATCCGCGAGCTCCAATCGTCCGGGGAGATGGCGACCATCTCCGAGGCCGACCTCACCGACAAGATCCAGACCACGTCCCGCAAGGCCCTGGTGGGGGGCATCGCCAAGGGGGTCTTCGTGATGCCCTTCCTGGCGCTCCTGCTCGCCGCCGCCCTGTGGGTGGTGACGTGGCTGCTCGACCTGAAGGCGCCGTTCGAGCGGTTGATGTCCGTGGCCGCCCTGGCCCTGCTGCCCATCGCGCTGTACCACGTCGTCTTCGCCGTCTGCGCCTGGGCCCAGTTCTCCCTCACCTCCGCGCGCGCCGCCCAGCTCGTGCCCTCGCACCTGGGGGCCCTCCTCACCGGGCTCAGCCCGGGCATGGCCCGCGTGGCGTCCGCCGTGGACTTCTTCAACCTCTGGAGCACCGCCCTGCTCGGCCTGGGCCTCTCCGCCGCGACGGGCATTCGCCGCAGCCGCGGGTTGTTGCTGGCCGGCGTGCTCTATGTCGTCTTCGCCGGCGTGATGATGGTGGGCCTGCCCGGAATGCAGATGGCGTCCGGAGGTGGCCGATGA
- a CDS encoding ABC transporter ATP-binding protein — protein sequence MSQVSGAGEGRLIQVDDITRVFHVGGEEVRALRGVSFGISRGEWVAIIGQSGSGKSTMMNVLGCLDTPTSGRYMLNGKDVSRMTDDELAVIRNVEIGFIFQTFQLLPRETALANVELPLVYRGVSARERRERARAALDKVQLTHRMHHRPNELSGGQRQRVAIARALVAEPSMLLADEPTGNLDSATGEEIVRLFEQLHQAGHTLVLVTHEPKLAARCPRAIRLSDGQLVADGPGREVALGVGAGALAAGGA from the coding sequence GTGAGTCAGGTCAGCGGCGCCGGCGAGGGCCGGCTCATCCAGGTGGACGACATCACCCGCGTCTTCCACGTGGGCGGCGAGGAGGTGCGCGCGCTGCGAGGCGTCTCCTTCGGCATCAGCCGGGGCGAGTGGGTGGCCATCATCGGCCAGTCGGGCTCCGGCAAGAGCACGATGATGAACGTGCTGGGCTGCCTGGATACGCCCACCAGCGGCCGCTACATGCTCAACGGCAAGGACGTGTCGCGGATGACCGACGACGAGCTCGCCGTCATCCGCAACGTGGAGATCGGCTTCATCTTCCAGACCTTCCAGCTGCTGCCGCGCGAGACGGCGCTGGCCAACGTGGAGCTGCCCCTGGTGTACCGGGGGGTCTCCGCGCGCGAGCGGCGGGAGCGGGCGAGGGCGGCGCTGGACAAGGTGCAGCTGACGCACCGCATGCACCACCGGCCCAACGAGCTGTCGGGCGGTCAGCGCCAGCGCGTGGCCATTGCCCGCGCGCTGGTGGCCGAGCCGTCCATGCTGCTGGCGGACGAGCCCACGGGCAACCTGGACTCGGCCACGGGCGAGGAGATCGTCCGGCTGTTCGAGCAGCTCCACCAGGCGGGCCACACGCTGGTGCTCGTGACGCACGAGCCCAAGCTGGCGGCGCGCTGCCCGCGGGCCATCCGGCTGAGTGACGGTCAGCTGGTGGCGGACGGCCCGGGCCGCGAGGTGGCGCTGGGGGTCGGCGCGGGGGCCCTGGCGGCGGGGGGCGCATGA
- a CDS encoding TolC family protein, with amino-acid sequence MNALLLASLLAASPEPTPITLDQARAQGRQATTALQSAIDVEVAEQDVRVSRSALLPQLSVGASAGKRWIGRSRSFGLIPNPNEDPNVPGDEFIQAPVETKATSTSDYDLNATLRQVIYDRGLWKQLEQSGVLRDAQKSQAQEEADTAELEAVRRFFALFRTQASRQVLEATVKRSEEQLERARSLFQAGRVGKVEEISALVNLGNDRITYTQSMAQLVTDQTSLAVWLTRPGTEPLVAVDPGVLQTEPAPAPSIEEAISVARERRPLLKTLELRVRSAELQRAIARADYIPTLNAQGFYTRGGPDAADVFTEPRLQNNFIASINLNWNVFNGFNTNAQSKRADATIRKAQLTLEQSAREIEGEVRAAHQALEAQIAAARLAAENNDAAVQGLRLAEERFRAGVGSTLQVRDAQLSLTQSELSLLENRIDVEIARYRLLRAMGALGPGETK; translated from the coding sequence ATGAACGCCCTCCTCCTCGCGTCGCTCCTCGCCGCCTCGCCCGAACCCACCCCCATCACCCTCGACCAGGCGCGCGCCCAGGGCCGGCAGGCCACCACCGCGCTCCAGTCCGCCATCGACGTGGAGGTGGCCGAGCAGGACGTGCGCGTGTCCCGCTCCGCCCTGCTGCCCCAGCTGTCCGTCGGGGCCTCGGCCGGCAAGCGCTGGATTGGCCGCTCCCGCTCGTTCGGCCTCATCCCCAACCCGAACGAGGACCCCAACGTCCCGGGCGACGAGTTCATCCAGGCGCCGGTCGAGACCAAGGCGACCAGCACGTCCGACTACGACCTGAACGCGACGCTCCGGCAGGTCATCTACGACCGGGGGCTCTGGAAGCAGCTCGAGCAGAGCGGCGTGCTCCGCGACGCGCAGAAGAGCCAGGCCCAGGAGGAGGCGGACACCGCCGAACTGGAGGCCGTCCGCCGCTTCTTCGCCCTGTTCCGCACCCAGGCCAGCCGCCAGGTGCTGGAGGCCACCGTCAAGCGCAGCGAGGAGCAGCTCGAGCGCGCCCGCTCCCTGTTCCAGGCCGGCCGGGTGGGCAAGGTCGAGGAGATCTCCGCCCTGGTGAACCTGGGCAATGATCGCATCACCTACACCCAGTCCATGGCGCAGCTGGTGACGGACCAGACCAGCCTGGCCGTCTGGCTGACGCGGCCCGGCACCGAACCGCTCGTCGCGGTGGACCCGGGCGTGCTCCAGACGGAGCCCGCGCCGGCGCCGAGCATCGAGGAGGCCATCTCCGTGGCCCGCGAGCGCCGCCCGCTGCTCAAGACGCTCGAGCTGCGCGTGCGTTCGGCGGAGCTGCAGCGCGCCATCGCCCGCGCGGACTACATCCCCACGCTCAACGCCCAGGGGTTCTACACCCGCGGCGGTCCGGACGCGGCCGACGTGTTCACCGAGCCGCGCCTGCAGAACAACTTCATCGCGTCCATCAACCTGAACTGGAACGTCTTCAACGGGTTCAACACGAACGCCCAGTCCAAGCGCGCCGACGCGACCATCCGCAAGGCGCAGCTGACGCTGGAGCAGTCGGCCCGGGAGATCGAAGGCGAGGTGCGCGCCGCGCACCAGGCGCTGGAGGCGCAGATCGCCGCCGCCCGGCTCGCCGCGGAGAACAACGATGCCGCCGTCCAGGGCCTTCGCCTGGCGGAGGAGCGCTTCCGCGCCGGCGTCGGCTCCACCCTCCAGGTGCGCGACGCGCAGCTCAGCCTCACGCAGTCCGAACTCAGCCTGCTCGAGAATCGAATCGACGTGGAAATCGCCCGCTACAGATTGTTGCGGGCCATGGGCGCCCTGGGCCCAGGAGAGACGAAATGA
- a CDS encoding AAA family ATPase, whose amino-acid sequence MVESTDLAQVLQEANDIARSVVQKLTSAHVLLALFTVENRAQLLLKERGVDEDALLHLLTAAPAEQDGLVRELREKAREIATSCGSQEADCLHLLIAVTRVRCSAQELLVQAGLDLATLRTTAVSYFVSGRMPRKLQPGRTHVVGGGRPTPSRPLGAPPSPLPFSAVAVSLPRPVPGAPPTPPPLPPPVARSTTPALSPRDLIDVDDEPVAQPPAVAAPPPAAPVPPPPVAAAPPPQARATPPAPPPPAPAVAAPRPAPTPAPVARAAVSVALDPKAFPMLTSLGRNLSQAAREGRLDPVVGRAREIEEVIDVLGKRRTNNPCLLGEPGVGKTAVVEGVAQRLMALRGSLAEKVLIELDMATLVAGTQLRGSFSEKLNTLKEEVRRAEGRVVVFIDEIHTLVGAGSTGDGPQDAANELKTAMARGEFPCIGATTHDEYRKFISADPALERRFTAVVVHEPSVPETVEILRGIIGRYEEHHALRYAPEALEAAASLASRYVTDRFMPDKAISVVDLAGSRCHREGRDRVEPADVARVVAKLAGVPEERLLMNDSARLLRLEQDLGERVIGHEEAIARIARVIRRNYAGFASRRPMGSFLFLGPTGVGKTEMARGLAEVLFGNRDALVRLDMSEMSEAHGVSRLIGSPAGYVGFGEGGQLTEPVRRRPSSVVVLDEIEKAHREVQMLLLQVLEEGRLTDGKGRHIDFSNTVIVMTTNLGAEAFSRTGRPLGFGSEGSGTTNALELAASAARKALPPELWNRIDERLPFRPLEEEEVARIATLLLEESSKRLSTERGIEYVAGSDVVGHLLKSGGFDPQLGARPMRQMVQRLVEGPLAERILSGEFGAGDRIRVALRAGQLQFQRER is encoded by the coding sequence ATGGTCGAAAGCACGGATCTCGCCCAGGTCCTCCAAGAGGCGAACGACATCGCACGGAGCGTGGTCCAGAAGCTTACCTCCGCGCACGTCCTGCTGGCGCTCTTCACGGTGGAGAACCGGGCGCAGCTGCTCCTCAAGGAGCGGGGCGTGGACGAAGACGCGCTGCTGCACCTGCTGACGGCGGCGCCCGCCGAGCAGGACGGCCTGGTGCGGGAGCTGCGGGAGAAGGCCCGCGAAATCGCCACGAGCTGTGGCTCCCAGGAGGCGGACTGCCTGCACCTGCTCATCGCGGTGACGCGGGTGCGGTGCTCCGCCCAGGAGCTGCTCGTCCAGGCGGGACTGGACCTCGCGACGCTGCGGACGACGGCGGTCTCCTATTTCGTGAGTGGGCGGATGCCTCGCAAGCTCCAGCCCGGACGGACGCACGTGGTCGGCGGCGGCCGCCCCACCCCGAGCCGCCCGCTCGGCGCCCCGCCCTCGCCCCTGCCCTTCTCGGCCGTGGCCGTGAGCCTGCCACGCCCGGTGCCCGGCGCTCCGCCGACGCCTCCGCCGCTTCCTCCGCCGGTCGCCCGGTCGACGACGCCGGCCCTCTCCCCCAGGGACCTCATCGACGTGGACGACGAGCCGGTGGCGCAGCCTCCGGCCGTCGCTGCGCCGCCTCCGGCCGCGCCCGTCCCGCCCCCGCCGGTCGCCGCGGCCCCGCCGCCCCAGGCGCGCGCCACGCCCCCGGCCCCTCCCCCGCCAGCCCCGGCCGTCGCCGCGCCGCGCCCCGCCCCGACGCCCGCGCCGGTGGCCCGGGCGGCTGTCTCCGTGGCGTTGGACCCGAAGGCCTTCCCGATGCTCACGTCGCTGGGGCGCAACCTGAGCCAGGCGGCCCGCGAGGGTCGGCTCGACCCGGTCGTGGGGCGCGCGCGGGAGATCGAGGAGGTCATCGACGTCCTCGGCAAGCGCCGGACCAACAACCCCTGCCTGCTGGGCGAGCCCGGCGTGGGCAAGACGGCGGTGGTGGAAGGCGTGGCGCAGCGGCTGATGGCGCTGCGCGGCTCGCTGGCGGAGAAGGTCCTCATCGAGCTGGACATGGCCACGCTGGTGGCCGGCACCCAGCTGCGGGGCTCCTTCTCCGAGAAGCTGAACACGCTGAAGGAGGAGGTCCGCCGCGCCGAGGGGCGCGTGGTGGTCTTCATCGATGAAATCCACACCCTGGTGGGCGCGGGCTCCACGGGGGATGGGCCGCAGGACGCGGCCAACGAGCTGAAGACGGCGATGGCGCGCGGCGAGTTCCCGTGCATCGGCGCGACGACGCACGACGAGTACCGCAAGTTCATCAGCGCGGACCCGGCGCTGGAGCGCCGCTTCACCGCGGTGGTGGTCCACGAGCCCTCGGTGCCGGAGACGGTGGAGATCCTCCGCGGCATCATCGGCCGCTACGAGGAGCACCACGCGCTGCGCTACGCCCCGGAGGCGCTGGAGGCGGCGGCGTCGCTGGCGAGCCGGTACGTGACGGACCGGTTCATGCCGGACAAGGCCATCTCCGTGGTGGACCTGGCGGGCAGCCGGTGCCACCGCGAGGGGCGGGATCGCGTCGAGCCGGCGGACGTGGCCCGGGTGGTCGCGAAGCTGGCGGGGGTGCCGGAGGAGCGGCTCCTGATGAACGACTCGGCGCGCCTGCTGCGGCTGGAGCAGGACCTGGGCGAGCGCGTCATCGGACACGAGGAGGCCATCGCCCGCATCGCGCGCGTCATCCGCCGCAACTACGCGGGCTTCGCCTCGCGTCGCCCCATGGGCAGCTTCCTCTTCCTGGGCCCCACGGGCGTGGGCAAGACGGAGATGGCGCGCGGGCTGGCGGAGGTGCTGTTCGGCAACCGGGATGCCTTGGTGCGCCTGGACATGAGCGAGATGTCCGAGGCGCACGGCGTGTCGCGCCTCATCGGCTCGCCCGCGGGCTACGTGGGCTTCGGCGAGGGTGGACAGCTCACGGAGCCGGTGCGCCGACGCCCGTCGTCGGTGGTGGTGCTGGACGAGATCGAGAAGGCGCACCGAGAGGTGCAGATGCTCCTGCTCCAGGTGCTGGAGGAGGGCCGGCTGACGGACGGCAAGGGCCGGCACATCGACTTCTCCAACACGGTCATCGTGATGACCACGAACCTGGGCGCGGAGGCCTTCTCCCGGACCGGGCGGCCGCTGGGCTTCGGCTCGGAGGGTTCGGGCACGACGAACGCGCTGGAGCTGGCCGCGTCGGCCGCGCGCAAGGCGCTGCCCCCGGAGCTGTGGAATCGCATCGACGAGCGGCTGCCCTTCCGTCCCCTCGAGGAGGAGGAGGTGGCCCGCATCGCCACGTTGCTGTTGGAGGAGAGCAGCAAGCGACTGTCCACCGAGCGCGGCATCGAGTACGTCGCGGGCTCGGACGTCGTGGGCCATCTGCTCAAGTCGGGTGGCTTCGATCCGCAGCTCGGCGCGCGGCCCATGCGGCAGATGGTGCAGCGGCTGGTGGAGGGCCCTCTCGCCGAGCGGATCCTCTCCGGTGAATTCGGCGCGGGAGACAGGATCCGCGTCGCGCTGCGGGCCGGTCAGCTCCAGTTCCAGCGGGAGCGATGA
- a CDS encoding Rossmann-like and DUF2520 domain-containing protein, with protein sequence MVGAGRLGGALALALTDKGWPVRVHSRGDDGRRRAEALGLQVATPEELREARVVLLCVPDAEVRAVADALSALPRSAALVHTAGALSLDALGPPRGRLVGSFHPLCAVSSPRDTLAGHTAAISTRSRTLRGLLQDMARDIGFDVIDVPERHRAAYHAGAVMSAGLVVALLDAAVAALGVADIPPDAALRALLPLARSALRGAEARGLSGGLTGPIVRGDTGVVTAHLAALPAQVVPVYRLLSRRALELAGSRLRPESRAALEALLR encoded by the coding sequence ATCGTGGGCGCGGGCCGCCTCGGCGGAGCCCTGGCGTTGGCGCTGACCGACAAGGGCTGGCCCGTGCGCGTCCACTCCCGAGGAGACGACGGGCGACGTCGCGCGGAGGCGCTCGGCCTCCAGGTCGCGACGCCCGAGGAGCTCCGCGAGGCGCGCGTCGTGCTGCTCTGCGTCCCCGACGCCGAGGTGCGCGCGGTGGCCGACGCGCTCTCCGCCCTCCCCCGCTCGGCGGCGCTCGTGCACACGGCCGGAGCGCTCTCCCTCGACGCACTGGGCCCTCCACGCGGCCGGCTCGTGGGCTCCTTCCATCCCCTGTGCGCCGTGTCCTCCCCGCGCGACACGCTCGCGGGACACACCGCGGCCATCAGCACGCGCTCCCGGACGTTGCGGGGGCTGCTCCAGGACATGGCCCGGGACATCGGGTTCGACGTCATCGACGTGCCGGAGCGGCACCGGGCGGCCTACCACGCGGGCGCGGTGATGAGCGCCGGGCTGGTGGTCGCGCTGCTCGACGCGGCGGTCGCCGCCTTGGGCGTGGCGGACATCCCTCCGGACGCGGCGCTCCGGGCGCTGCTGCCCCTGGCGAGGTCCGCGCTGCGCGGCGCGGAGGCCCGGGGGCTCTCGGGAGGACTCACGGGCCCCATCGTCCGAGGAGACACCGGCGTGGTGACGGCCCACCTCGCGGCGCTCCCCGCGCAGGTGGTGCCCGTCTACCGACTGCTGTCGCGGCGCGCGCTGGAGCTGGCCGGAAGCCGGCTCCGCCCCGAGTCACGCGCCGCGCTCGAGGCGCTGCTCAGGTGA